TATGGAATTATTTTTATTGTAGTAATTGTGTTGGGATATCTTAACTATTTTGGAGATGAGGGAGAGCTAGGAAAGACAGAGCAAGTAATAGAGACTAGCAATGTAACCTATAAAAATGAAGACTATGTGGTGGAAGCTCAGCTACAAAAGGATTATATAAAAGAGAATGAAACAGGATTTGAAAAAGCAAAAGCTAAGGTAAATGATATGCTTATCAGTGGAGATAATGTCTTTATTGATAAGGTAAGAAACTTAGCTTTAAAAAACAATATCCTTGGAATAAGTCCTAATGGGTGGAGCTTTAAGGCAGAGAGTGTAGATTATAATAAGTTAAAAGATGAGATAAAATCTACTACTGGAGTAACTGCTATCAATGAGGAGCAGGGAATAAAAATCTCTGGGCAAAACTTTACTACTGACTCAAAGATGAGCTATATAGAGTTGACTCAAGATGTAGTACTAGAAAATGAAAGTATAGCTCTAAAGGGGGATAAGGGTGAGTATGATGATTTGACTAAGATAGTAGTACTTTCTAATAATATCACTCTTGAGGGTAGAGGAGAAAATGTAGGTTTAGTAGATGGACACTTTAAAACTTTAAGATATAATTCAGATAGTAGAATATTAGAAGCTTGGGAACCTTTTGATACAACTTACAAAGAGGTAAAGTTATCAGCAGAATCTCTATATTTCAAAGAGGATACAGAGGCATTAAAAGTTTCTAAAAATGTTGTAATAGAGGCAAATGGATTTAAAATCTATGTGGATAGAGTGGACAAAGCTGGAAATAGTAATATATTAAAAATTGCTGGTAAGATAAAAGGTAGTGATGGAACTTATTCCTTTGAGGGAGATAAGGGAGAGTACAATACTGAGAGTAAAGTCTTGACTATCTTAGGAAATATAAAGGGAAGCTCTACTAAGGGAGAGAAAATAGCAGGAGATAGATTGGTATATGATACTAACAGCAAGCTTATGACTCTCTCTGGAGATAAAAATGTAAAATACTCGTCAGCAGATGGAGAGCTAATTACAAAAGTTTTCAACTATAATAGTGAAACAAAAGAGATGAGTACAAGTGGAGCTTACACTTTCTCTGGAACTAAGTATGAAAGTAAGGGAAAAAATCTTTATTACAACGGAGAGAGTAAAGATGTAAAGATAACTGAGGGTTATCTGTTAGATAAAGAGAAAAAGCAAAGACTTAGTGGAGATAAGATAGCCTATAATACAGATACACAGGATAGCTCTGTAATAGGAAAAGCCTTTATGGAAGATGAAAAATATTCTCTTTCAAGTGAGAGTATCATCTATACAGGAGCAGATAAAAATGCTAAAATAAATGGTAACTATATAGTAAAAGCTCAAGATAGTGGAATGAAATTTCAAGGAAAAGATGCTACTTATAACCAAGAGAGTGGAGAGTTTTTAAGTGCTGGTAGTGTAAAATTACAAAATGAAAACTATATAGCTAATGGAACTGATCTTACTTATAATACAAAAACTGGATTGGGAAAATTGGGAAGTAGTATAGAGATAGTAAATCCTAAAGACAATATAAGAATAACTGGGGATACTTTCTCTTTCAAAAATGGGGAGTATTTAGAGATAGCTGGAAATCTTCATATGGAAGGGGAAGATGTCATTGTAGATTCTGAGAGAGCTAGATATAGTTTAAAAGATAAAAATATCTATATTCCAGAAAAAATAGATTTTAAGTCAAAAGATGGCAAAACTTATGGTATAATGAGTAAAGGAGTTTATTATACAGAGAGTTCAAAATTTGTTGGAGATAATTTCAATGGTAAGAGTAATACAGCTACTCTTACAAGTAGAAAGATGACATATTTCTCTCAAGGAGAAAAAGCTCTATTCCAAGGTAAAGTGGTCATGAAGGACACTGACTCTACATTTAGAGGAGAGAGTGTGGAATATTATCCTAAAACAGAAACAGTAAAATCTTTAGAGAAGTATACTATTAATTATAAAGATTTTACATTTAAAGGGGATAATGGAGTTTTCAATAATAAAAGTGGAATATTAGATGGAAATAGATCTGATATTACAACTGCAAATGGAGATAGATTTATCTCTGATAAAGTTCATGGAAACTTAAATGAGATGATAATGGATTTTACTGGTAATGTAAATGGACATGTAAATGACAATGGAGTTATCACTACATTTAGTGGAGAATTTTCAAGAGTATACTTCAAAAATAGTGGAAAATATGAGATACTAAGAAGTGAAGTAAGAGAGAATGCTGTCTTTATTCAAGGGGATAAAAAGCTTAAATCTGACTATATAGAGATAGATTCTAATAGAAGATTAGTTTTCTCTAAAGAGAATACAGAGCTTACATTAGTTGATGCAGTCAATGGAGAGACAGTTATAAAATCGGCAGTTGCTGAGGTAGACATAGATAAGGATATGGCTACACTTATAGGAAATGTACAGATTAAAAATAATAACTCTGAATATGGACTAACTAATGTAACTGCAGATAGAGGAATAATTAGACAAAAAGCTGGAACTGTGGAGTTAATAGGTCATGTGGAGATTGAAAATAATGAGTCAATAGTTCAAGCAGACAGAGGAATATATGATATGAACAGTAAGAAGATAAAAGCCTCTGGAAATGTCTATGTAGACTACAAAAAATAAGGAGATAAAGTATGATAAATTTATCAGCTCAAAACCTATGTAAAAGTTATAAGAAGAGAAAAGTTGTAGATAATGTAAGTCTAGAAGTAAAAAAAGGAGAGATAGTGGGACTACTAGGACCAAATGGTGCTGGAAAGACAACTACTTTCTATATGATTACAGGAATAGTAAAACCTGAAAGTGGAAAAGTATTTTGTGACAATATGGAAGTTACAGACTATCCAATGTATAAAAGAGCTAATATGGGTATAGGATATCTTGCCCAAGAGCCATCAATTTTTAGAAATTTGACAGTTGAAGAAAATATCGCTGCTGTACTTGAGATGAAGGGAATAAGTAAAATTGAGCAAAAAGAGACAATAGATAAACTTCTTGAGGAGTTTAAGCTAACTCATGTTCAAAAATCTTTAGGATTCTCTCTTTCTGGTGGAGAGAGAAGAAGGGTAGAGATAGCTAGAACAATAGCTAATAATCCTAGCTTTATCTTACTAGATGAGCCTTTTGCTGGAGTTGACCCAATAGCAGTAGAGGATATACAACAGATAATAAGATATTTAAAAAATAGAGGGTTGGGAATACTGATTACTGACCACAGCGTAAGAGAGACACTTAGAATTACTGAAAAAGCTTATATAATGGCTCAAGGAAAAGTACTTATAAGTGGAACTCCTGAAGAGATAGCAGAGAATGAAACTGCTAGAAAAATCTATCTAGGAGAGAAATTTAAATTAGATTAGATCATTAAATTTTAAAAATTGTTCCAAGTTCAAGAAAGTTGATTAATTAGGCTTATCTCACTAAAAACACAAAACTCGTTTCACTCAAACAGTTGTGTTTTTTAGCATTCGATTTCGCTGTATTAATCTAACTTTCTCTCACTACTTCCACAATTTTTGAAAATTAATTATATTTAAGATAACAGAGGAAAAAATTTAATTTGAAAATAGAAACAAACTGGAGGAACTATGTTAACAGGAAATCAAATCAGAAAAGAGTTCATAGAATTCTTTAAAAAGAAAAATCACAAACATTTTGAAAGTGCATCTCTAATTCCAGATGACCCAACACTTTTATTAACAGTTGCAGGAATGGTACCTTTTAAACCATATTTCTTAGGGCAAAAGGAAGCTCCATATCCAAGAGTAACTACTTATCAAAAATCAATTAGAACTAACGATTTAGAAAATGTTGGAAGAACAGCTAGACACCATACTTTCTTTGAAATGTTAGGAAACTTCTCATTTGGAGATTATTTCAAAGAGGAAGCAATAGTTTGGTCTTGGGAATTCGTAACAGAAGTATTAGGATTAGATAAGGACAAATTATGGGTATCTGTATTTACAACAGATGATGAAGCTGAAAAAATTTGGATAGAGAAGTGTAACTTTCCTAAAGAGAGAATAGTAAGACTTGGAGAAGATGAGAACTGGTGGGCAGCTGGACCAACAGGTTCTTGTGGACCTTGTTCAGAAATCCACGTGGACTTAGGACCAGCTTATGGTGGTGATGAGAACTCTAAGCTTGGAGATGAGGGAACAGATAACCGTTTCATAGAGATTTGGAACCTAGTATTTACAGAGTGGAATAGAATGGAAGATGGATCATTAGAGCCACTACCTAAGAAAAATATAGATACTGGAGCTGGACTAGAGAGAGTTACAGCTATGGTACAAGGTAAGTCTAACAACTTTGAAACAGACTTATTATTCCCATTAGTAGAAGAGGCTGGAAGATTAACTAATACTAAATATGGAGAGGACAAAGAAAAAGACTTTTCTTTAAAAGTTATAACTGACCACTCAAGAGCAGTTACTTTCTTAATAAATGATGGAGTAATCCCATCTAATGAAGGAAGAGGATATGTATTAAGAAGAATCTTAAGAAGAGCTGTAAGACACGGAAGATTATTAGGACAATCAGAACTATTCCTATATAAGATGGTAGATAAAGTTGTAGAGATGATGAATGAAGCTTATCCAGATTTAAATGACAACTTAGAGCACATCAAAAAAGTAGTTAAGATAGAGGAAGAGAAATTCTCTCGTACTCTTGACCAAGGAATACAACTTGTAAACCAAGAGATAGAAAAAGTAAAATCAGAAGGTGGAAAGAAACTTTCTGGAGATATAACTTTTAGATTATATGACACTTATGGATTCCCATATGAATTAACTGAAGAGATATGTGAAGAGAAAGGTGTAGAGGTTTCAAGAGAAGAGTTTGAAGCTAAGATGGAAGAGCAAAAAGAGAAAGCAAGAGCAGCTAGAGAAGTTGTAATGGAAAAAGGACAAGATAGCTTTATTGAAGAGTTCTATGATAAATATGGAGCTACTAACTTTGTAGGATATGAAACTTTAAAAGAGACAGCTAAATTATTAAGTATCAGAGAGGGAAAAGATGGAAAAACTCTTATGATATTTGATACAACTCCTTTCTATGGAGAGTCTGGAGGACAAACTGCTGATATAGGAGTTATCTCTGGAAATGGATTTGAAGGAAAAGTAGTAGATGTTCAAAAACAAAAAGGAATATTTACTCATACAGTTGAAATAGTAAAAGGAGAAGCTAAAGAGGGAGAGGAGTATCTATTAGAAGTAGATGAGATGAATAGACTTGCTACTGCTAAAAACCATACAGCTACTCACTTACTACACAAGGCTTTAAGAGAGGTACTTGGAACTCATGTACAACAAGCTGGTTCATTAGTAAATGGACAAAGATTAAGATTTGACTTCAACCACTATGAAGCTATGACTTCTGAAGAGATTGAAAAAGTAGAGAATTTAGTAAATGAAAAAATAGCTGAATCTCTATGTGTAACAGTAAGAAATATGAGTATGGACGAAGCTAAAAAAGAGGGAGCTATGGCTCTATTTGGAGATAAATATGGAGATGTAGTAAGAGTTGTAAAAGTAGACGACTTCTCTATTGAGCTTTGTGGAGGAACTCATATAGATAATATAGCTAAGATAGGATTATTCAAAATAGAGTCTGAAAGTGGAATAGCTGCTGGAGTAAGAAGAATAGAGGCAGTTACAGGACTTGGAGCTTATGAATTAGTTAAGAAAATGGAGAGAACTCTTAAAGAGATAGCTAAGACAGTAAAATCTGATGAGGCTAATGTAGTTGAAAGAGTTGAGAAGATGACTGAAACTTTAAGAGAGAACTCTAAAGAGATAGAGACATTAAAAGCTAAGATAACTAACTATGAAGCTGGCTCATTAAATGCTGCTGCTGAAGAGATAAATGGAGTAAAAGTTGTAATAAAAACTTTCAAAGATAAAACAGCTGAAGAGTTAAGACAAATGGTTGACTCTTTAAAAGATAAACTAGGAAGTTGTGTAGTTGTACTTGCTTCTGGAGAGGATAAAGCTGTATTTGCTGTAGGAGTAACTAAGGACTTAATAGGAAAGGTTAAAGCTGGAAACTTAGTAAAAGAAGCTGCTCAAATAGCTGGAGGAAATGGTGGAGGAAGACCTGACTTTGCTCAAGCTGGAGGAAAAGATGCTTCTAAGATAGAGGAAGCTGTAGCTAAAGTTAGAGAAACTCTAAAAACTTTATTATAAGGGGTAAAAATGTTTAAAAAATATGTTGCCTTAGATGTTGGTGATGTGAGAATAGGTGTGGCTAAATCTGATATAATGGGGATATTAGCCACTCCCCTTGAAGTTATTGACAGAAGAAAAGTAAAGGCAGTAAAAAGAATAGAGGAGATACTTATTCAGGAGAATACAAAATCTCTTGTAATAGGGATACCAAAAAGCTTAGATGGAACAGAAAAAAGACAAGCTGAGAAGGTAAGAGAATTCATAGAAAAGCTCAATAAGAGTATTGAGGGATTGGAAATCTTTGAAGTAGATGAAAGACTTACTACTGTTTCTGCTGACAGACTTCTAAATGAAACTAATAAAAAGGGAGCATTAGAAAAGAGAAAAGTAGTAGATAAAGTAGCAGCTGCTATAATACTTCAAACTTTCTTAGACAGAAAAAAATAGCACTGGAGGAAAAAATGAGTTCAAAATTAATGATGAGATTACTCCTTGTGATAATGGTAGTCTGTGGAGCTGTATGGTTGAGTTTTGCAAAACCTACTAAACTTGGGCTAGATTTAAAGGGTGGAGTATATGTGGTATTAGAAGCAGTACCAGAAGAGGGAGTTACCATAGATTCTGAAGCTATGGATAGACTTATTGAGGTACTAGATAGAAGAATAAATGGATTGGGAGTAGCTGAATCAGTAGTACAAAAAGCTGGAGATAACAGAGTAATTATAGAGTTACCAGGGGTAAGTAATACAGAGGACGCTATAAAAATGATAGGGAAAACAGCACTTTTAGAGTTTAGAATTATGAATGAAGATGGAACTTTAGGAGAGACTCTACTTACAGGAGGAGCTCTTAAAAAAGCAGATGTTTCATATGACAACTTAGGTAGACCTCAAATCCAATTTGAGATGAACCAAGAGGGAGCTATAAAGTTTGCTGAAATAACTAGAAATAATATAGGTAGACAATTAGCTATAACTCTTGATGGAACTGTGCAAACAGCACCTATGATAAACTCTGAAATTCCAAGTGGAAATGGAGTAATTACAGGAAACTATACAGTAGAAGAAGCGAAAGCTACTGCCACACTATTAAATGCTGGAGCATTACCAGTGAAAGCTGAAATAGTAGAAACAAGAACAGTAGGAGCTTCTCTAGGAGACGAATCAATAGCACAAAGTAAAAATGCAGCAATATTTGCTATGGCTTTAATTGGTATTTTTATGATAGTATTCTATAGATTACCAGGAATAGTAGCAGATATAGCATTAGTTATATTTGGACTTATTACTTTTGGAGCTTTAAATTTTATAGATGCTACTCTTACTTTACCAGGAATAGCAGGACTTATTCTTTCAGCAGGGATGGCTGTTGACGCCAATGTAATTATCTTTGAAAGAATAAAAGAGGAGTTAAGATTAGGAAATAGTATCATCAATAGTATAGGGGTAGGATTTAACAAAGGATTTGTGGCAATATTTGACTCAAACATCACTACTCTTATAATTACAACAATCTTATTTACATTTGGAACAGGACCAGTAAAAGGATTTGCTGTAACTTTAACAATAGGTACATTAGCTTCTATGTTTACAGCTATTACAATAACAAAGATACTACTACTAGTATTTGTAAAAACATTTAAATTCGAAAGACCAGAGTTATTTGGAGTAAAGGAGGTAAACATATGCAAATAGGAATAGTAAAAAATACTAAGAAATTTCTAGGGCTATCTGTTGTATTAGTTGTACTTTCCCTTGCAGTAATTTTAACTAGAGGATTAAATTATGGAATAGATTTCTCTGGAGGAAGTTTAACACAGATAAAATTTGAAAAAGTTGTTTCGCTAGCAGAGATAAACAGTGTTTTAGATAATGTAGCAAAAAACATTCCTCAACTTAGTGGAAATAGTAGAAAAGTACAGGTATCAGAAGGAAATACTGTAATTATAAGAACTCAAGAGTTAACAGAGGCCCAAAAAGATGCACTACTAGAGAGCTTAAATACAGTAGGGAAATATGATATAGATAAAGTAGAAAAAGTTGGAGCAAGTATAGGTAAGGAGTTAAAAACTTCAGCTGTATATTCTCTATTAATAGGTGCCGTATTAATAGTAGCCTATATAACAGTTAGATTTGAATTTATATTCTCATTGGGAGCTATAATAGCTTTAATACATGACTTAATTATAGCTATTGGAGTAATATCACTTTTAGGTTATGAAGTAGATACTCCATTTATAGCTGCTGTACTAACAATATTGGGATACTCTATCAACGATACAATAGTTGTATTCGATAGAATTAGAGAGAATATAAAGCGTAAAACAAAACAAAAACTTACTTTTGAAGAGCTTTTAGATAAGAGTATAAATCAAGTTATGATAAGATCAATAAATACATCAGTTACTACACTTTTTGCTATAATAGCAATATTAATCTTTGGTGGAGATTCACTTAGAACTTTTATAGTGACACTTTTAGTGGGAATATTAGCTGGAACATATAGTTCTGTGTTTATAGCAACTCCAATCGTTTATCTATTAGATAAGAAGAAAAGAGATGGAGGAAACTCTGGTATAGAGAAAAAGCTTCAAAAGAAAGAAACTCAAGAAACAAAAGAAAAAATACTAGTTT
Above is a window of Fusobacterium mortiferum ATCC 9817 DNA encoding:
- the lptB gene encoding LPS export ABC transporter ATP-binding protein; this translates as MINLSAQNLCKSYKKRKVVDNVSLEVKKGEIVGLLGPNGAGKTTTFYMITGIVKPESGKVFCDNMEVTDYPMYKRANMGIGYLAQEPSIFRNLTVEENIAAVLEMKGISKIEQKETIDKLLEEFKLTHVQKSLGFSLSGGERRRVEIARTIANNPSFILLDEPFAGVDPIAVEDIQQIIRYLKNRGLGILITDHSVRETLRITEKAYIMAQGKVLISGTPEEIAENETARKIYLGEKFKLD
- a CDS encoding LPS-assembly protein LptD, producing the protein MNKKKIVYGIIFIVVIVLGYLNYFGDEGELGKTEQVIETSNVTYKNEDYVVEAQLQKDYIKENETGFEKAKAKVNDMLISGDNVFIDKVRNLALKNNILGISPNGWSFKAESVDYNKLKDEIKSTTGVTAINEEQGIKISGQNFTTDSKMSYIELTQDVVLENESIALKGDKGEYDDLTKIVVLSNNITLEGRGENVGLVDGHFKTLRYNSDSRILEAWEPFDTTYKEVKLSAESLYFKEDTEALKVSKNVVIEANGFKIYVDRVDKAGNSNILKIAGKIKGSDGTYSFEGDKGEYNTESKVLTILGNIKGSSTKGEKIAGDRLVYDTNSKLMTLSGDKNVKYSSADGELITKVFNYNSETKEMSTSGAYTFSGTKYESKGKNLYYNGESKDVKITEGYLLDKEKKQRLSGDKIAYNTDTQDSSVIGKAFMEDEKYSLSSESIIYTGADKNAKINGNYIVKAQDSGMKFQGKDATYNQESGEFLSAGSVKLQNENYIANGTDLTYNTKTGLGKLGSSIEIVNPKDNIRITGDTFSFKNGEYLEIAGNLHMEGEDVIVDSERARYSLKDKNIYIPEKIDFKSKDGKTYGIMSKGVYYTESSKFVGDNFNGKSNTATLTSRKMTYFSQGEKALFQGKVVMKDTDSTFRGESVEYYPKTETVKSLEKYTINYKDFTFKGDNGVFNNKSGILDGNRSDITTANGDRFISDKVHGNLNEMIMDFTGNVNGHVNDNGVITTFSGEFSRVYFKNSGKYEILRSEVRENAVFIQGDKKLKSDYIEIDSNRRLVFSKENTELTLVDAVNGETVIKSAVAEVDIDKDMATLIGNVQIKNNNSEYGLTNVTADRGIIRQKAGTVELIGHVEIENNESIVQADRGIYDMNSKKIKASGNVYVDYKK
- the ruvX gene encoding Holliday junction resolvase RuvX, translating into MFKKYVALDVGDVRIGVAKSDIMGILATPLEVIDRRKVKAVKRIEEILIQENTKSLVIGIPKSLDGTEKRQAEKVREFIEKLNKSIEGLEIFEVDERLTTVSADRLLNETNKKGALEKRKVVDKVAAAIILQTFLDRKK
- the secD gene encoding protein translocase subunit SecD, with product MSSKLMMRLLLVIMVVCGAVWLSFAKPTKLGLDLKGGVYVVLEAVPEEGVTIDSEAMDRLIEVLDRRINGLGVAESVVQKAGDNRVIIELPGVSNTEDAIKMIGKTALLEFRIMNEDGTLGETLLTGGALKKADVSYDNLGRPQIQFEMNQEGAIKFAEITRNNIGRQLAITLDGTVQTAPMINSEIPSGNGVITGNYTVEEAKATATLLNAGALPVKAEIVETRTVGASLGDESIAQSKNAAIFAMALIGIFMIVFYRLPGIVADIALVIFGLITFGALNFIDATLTLPGIAGLILSAGMAVDANVIIFERIKEELRLGNSIINSIGVGFNKGFVAIFDSNITTLIITTILFTFGTGPVKGFAVTLTIGTLASMFTAITITKILLLVFVKTFKFERPELFGVKEVNICK
- the alaS gene encoding alanine--tRNA ligase; the encoded protein is MLTGNQIRKEFIEFFKKKNHKHFESASLIPDDPTLLLTVAGMVPFKPYFLGQKEAPYPRVTTYQKSIRTNDLENVGRTARHHTFFEMLGNFSFGDYFKEEAIVWSWEFVTEVLGLDKDKLWVSVFTTDDEAEKIWIEKCNFPKERIVRLGEDENWWAAGPTGSCGPCSEIHVDLGPAYGGDENSKLGDEGTDNRFIEIWNLVFTEWNRMEDGSLEPLPKKNIDTGAGLERVTAMVQGKSNNFETDLLFPLVEEAGRLTNTKYGEDKEKDFSLKVITDHSRAVTFLINDGVIPSNEGRGYVLRRILRRAVRHGRLLGQSELFLYKMVDKVVEMMNEAYPDLNDNLEHIKKVVKIEEEKFSRTLDQGIQLVNQEIEKVKSEGGKKLSGDITFRLYDTYGFPYELTEEICEEKGVEVSREEFEAKMEEQKEKARAAREVVMEKGQDSFIEEFYDKYGATNFVGYETLKETAKLLSIREGKDGKTLMIFDTTPFYGESGGQTADIGVISGNGFEGKVVDVQKQKGIFTHTVEIVKGEAKEGEEYLLEVDEMNRLATAKNHTATHLLHKALREVLGTHVQQAGSLVNGQRLRFDFNHYEAMTSEEIEKVENLVNEKIAESLCVTVRNMSMDEAKKEGAMALFGDKYGDVVRVVKVDDFSIELCGGTHIDNIAKIGLFKIESESGIAAGVRRIEAVTGLGAYELVKKMERTLKEIAKTVKSDEANVVERVEKMTETLRENSKEIETLKAKITNYEAGSLNAAAEEINGVKVVIKTFKDKTAEELRQMVDSLKDKLGSCVVVLASGEDKAVFAVGVTKDLIGKVKAGNLVKEAAQIAGGNGGGRPDFAQAGGKDASKIEEAVAKVRETLKTLL
- the secF gene encoding protein translocase subunit SecF codes for the protein MQIGIVKNTKKFLGLSVVLVVLSLAVILTRGLNYGIDFSGGSLTQIKFEKVVSLAEINSVLDNVAKNIPQLSGNSRKVQVSEGNTVIIRTQELTEAQKDALLESLNTVGKYDIDKVEKVGASIGKELKTSAVYSLLIGAVLIVAYITVRFEFIFSLGAIIALIHDLIIAIGVISLLGYEVDTPFIAAVLTILGYSINDTIVVFDRIRENIKRKTKQKLTFEELLDKSINQVMIRSINTSVTTLFAIIAILIFGGDSLRTFIVTLLVGILAGTYSSVFIATPIVYLLDKKKRDGGNSGIEKKLQKKETQETKEKILV